A DNA window from Rhizobium jaguaris contains the following coding sequences:
- a CDS encoding sulfite oxidase-like oxidoreductase, whose amino-acid sequence MSDDHIPADSKLTTSKRRWAAEGKFLTGRISRPEAERLPPGQHLVKNWPVLDLGVQPQVSLSSWRLDVLGFVETRLSLDWTVFQAIAQSTRVSDIHCVTTWSRYDNRWEGVSTRDLLDLAMPTAEAHHVLLTSFDGYTTNLPLSDFAAEDAILATAWEGQPLTREHGGPMRLVVPHLYFWKSAKWLSRIELIGADRAGFWEKNGYHMYGDPWREQRYSDD is encoded by the coding sequence ATGAGCGACGATCATATCCCCGCCGACAGCAAGCTCACCACGTCCAAACGCCGCTGGGCGGCCGAGGGCAAGTTTCTGACGGGGCGCATCAGCCGGCCCGAGGCCGAGCGCTTGCCGCCGGGGCAGCATCTCGTCAAGAATTGGCCGGTGCTCGATCTCGGTGTGCAGCCGCAAGTTTCCTTGTCGAGCTGGCGGCTCGATGTGCTCGGCTTTGTGGAAACGCGGCTCAGCCTCGATTGGACCGTTTTCCAGGCGATCGCGCAAAGCACCCGTGTCAGTGATATTCATTGCGTGACGACCTGGTCGCGTTATGACAACAGGTGGGAAGGGGTTTCGACGCGCGATCTGCTGGATCTCGCCATGCCGACGGCCGAGGCGCATCATGTTCTGCTGACGAGCTTTGACGGCTATACCACCAACCTGCCCCTTTCGGATTTTGCGGCCGAAGATGCGATCCTCGCCACCGCCTGGGAAGGCCAGCCTCTGACGCGTGAGCATGGCGGTCCGATGCGTCTTGTCGTGCCGCATCTTTATTTCTGGAAGAGCGCCAAGTGGCTGAGCCGCATCGAGCTCATCGGCGCCGATAGGGCCGGCTTCTGGGAGAAAAACGGCTATCACATGTATGGCGATCCCTGGCGGGAGCAACGCTATTCGGACGACTAA
- the hutH gene encoding histidine ammonia-lyase produces the protein MTVTLHPGSVSLKQLAAIYWTGEPAKLDASFDAGIVKAAARIAGIAAGNAPVYGINTGFGKLASIKIDSADVAILQRNLILSHCCGVGQPLPENVVRLIMSLKLVSLGRGASGVRLELVRLIEAMLAKGVVPVIPEKGSVGASGDLAPLAHMTAVMMGHGEAFYAGERLDGAAALKKAGLTPVVLAAKEGLALINGTQVSTALALAGLFRAHRAAQAALITGAMSTDAAMGSSAPFHPDIHTLRGHRGQIDTAAALRGLLAGSVIRESHIEGDERVQDPYCIRCQPQVDGACLDLLRSVGRTLQIEANAVTDNPLVLSDNSVVSGGNFHAEPVAFAADQIAIAVCEIGAISQRRIALLVDPALSYGLPAFLAKKPGLNSGLMIAEVTSAALMSENKQMSHPASVDSTPTSANQEDHVSMACHGARRLLQMTDNLFGIIGIEALTAAQGVELRAPLTTSPELTLAIATIRAAVPTLDEDRYMANDLKAASDLIASGALNASVSAGILPSLEI, from the coding sequence ATGACCGTCACTCTCCATCCTGGCTCCGTGTCGCTGAAACAATTGGCTGCAATCTACTGGACCGGCGAGCCTGCCAAGCTTGATGCCTCCTTTGATGCCGGTATCGTCAAAGCCGCTGCCCGTATCGCCGGGATCGCCGCTGGCAATGCGCCGGTCTACGGCATCAATACCGGCTTCGGCAAACTGGCCTCGATCAAGATCGATAGCGCCGATGTGGCCATCCTACAGCGCAATCTCATCCTCTCGCATTGCTGCGGCGTCGGCCAACCGTTGCCGGAGAACGTCGTTCGCCTGATCATGTCGCTGAAGCTGGTCTCGCTCGGCCGCGGTGCCTCCGGCGTACGCCTGGAGCTAGTAAGGTTGATCGAGGCGATGCTCGCGAAGGGAGTCGTGCCGGTCATCCCCGAAAAGGGTTCCGTCGGCGCCTCCGGCGATCTCGCGCCGCTCGCGCACATGACGGCTGTGATGATGGGCCATGGCGAAGCATTTTATGCCGGAGAGCGGCTGGATGGCGCCGCGGCGCTGAAAAAGGCCGGACTGACGCCGGTCGTGCTTGCTGCCAAGGAAGGTTTGGCGCTGATCAATGGTACGCAGGTGTCAACGGCGCTTGCACTGGCCGGCCTCTTCCGCGCCCATCGCGCCGCGCAGGCAGCACTGATCACCGGCGCCATGTCGACCGACGCCGCCATGGGGTCATCCGCGCCGTTCCATCCGGATATCCACACGCTGCGCGGCCACAGGGGCCAGATCGACACCGCCGCTGCTCTTCGCGGCCTGCTCGCCGGTTCGGTCATTCGCGAGAGTCATATCGAAGGCGACGAGCGCGTCCAGGATCCCTATTGCATCCGCTGCCAGCCTCAGGTCGACGGCGCCTGCCTTGACCTGCTGCGCTCAGTCGGCCGCACGCTGCAAATCGAAGCCAACGCGGTCACCGACAACCCGCTTGTCCTGTCCGACAATTCCGTTGTGTCCGGCGGCAATTTCCATGCCGAGCCGGTGGCTTTCGCCGCCGACCAGATTGCCATCGCCGTCTGCGAGATCGGCGCCATCTCGCAGCGCCGCATCGCGCTCTTGGTCGACCCGGCGCTGAGCTATGGCCTGCCGGCCTTCCTTGCGAAAAAGCCCGGTCTGAACTCGGGACTGATGATTGCCGAAGTGACGTCGGCCGCGCTGATGAGCGAAAACAAGCAGATGTCGCATCCGGCTTCCGTCGATTCGACGCCGACGTCAGCCAATCAGGAAGACCATGTGTCCATGGCCTGTCATGGCGCCCGCCGGCTCCTGCAAATGACCGACAATCTCTTTGGCATCATCGGCATCGAGGCGTTGACCGCGGCGCAAGGCGTCGAGCTGCGCGCGCCGTTGACCACCAGCCCCGAACTGACGCTTGCCATCGCCACCATCCGCGCCGCCGTGCCCACGCTCGATGAAGACCGCTATATGGCAAACGACCTCAAGGCTGCGAGCGACCTCATCGCCTCAGGCGCACTCAACGCATCCGTATCCGCCGGCATCCTGCCCTCTCTGGAGATATGA
- the hutU gene encoding urocanate hydratase, which yields MTNPRHNIREIRAPRGPELNAKSWMTEAPLRMLMNNLDPDVAENPNELVVYGGIGRAARTWDDFDRIAATLKTLTEEETLLVQSGKPVGVFRTHKDAPRVLIANSNLVPHWATWDHFNELDKKGLAMYGQMTAGSWIYIGTQGIVQGTFETFAEAGRQHYGGNLKGKWILTGGLGGMGGAQPLAAVMAGACCLAVECDETRIDFRLRTRYVDEKAKTLDEALAMIDKWTKAGEAKSVGLLGNAAEIFPELVKRMKAGGPRPDIVTDQTSAHDPLNGYLPIGWTVAEAKAKRESDPKAVEAAARASMKVHVEAMVAFWNAGVPTLDYGNNIRQVAKDEGFENAFAFPGFVPAYIRPLFCRGIGPFRWAALSGDPEDIYKTDAKVKELLPDNKHLHNWLDMARDRIAFQGLPARICWVGLGDRHRLGLAFNEMVRNGELKAPVVIGRDHLDSGSVASPNRETEAMKDGSDAVSDWPLLNALLNTASGATWVSLHHGGGVGMGFSQHSGMVICADGTDDAARRLERVLWNDPATGVMRHADAGYEIAIDCAKEQGLRLPAILGN from the coding sequence ATGACCAATCCACGCCATAATATCCGTGAAATCCGTGCGCCGCGCGGCCCGGAACTCAACGCCAAGAGCTGGATGACCGAAGCGCCGCTGCGGATGCTGATGAACAATCTCGATCCTGACGTTGCGGAAAATCCGAACGAGCTCGTCGTCTATGGCGGTATCGGCCGCGCCGCCCGCACGTGGGATGATTTTGACCGCATTGCCGCGACGCTGAAGACCCTGACCGAGGAAGAGACGCTGCTGGTGCAGTCCGGCAAGCCGGTCGGTGTCTTCCGAACTCACAAGGACGCGCCGCGCGTGCTGATCGCCAATTCCAATCTGGTGCCGCATTGGGCGACCTGGGATCACTTCAATGAGCTGGATAAGAAGGGCCTCGCCATGTACGGCCAGATGACGGCCGGCTCGTGGATCTATATCGGCACGCAGGGCATCGTGCAGGGCACCTTCGAGACCTTCGCCGAGGCCGGCCGCCAGCATTACGGCGGCAACCTCAAGGGCAAGTGGATCCTGACCGGTGGCCTCGGCGGCATGGGCGGCGCGCAGCCGCTGGCGGCCGTCATGGCCGGCGCTTGCTGCCTCGCCGTCGAATGCGACGAAACCCGCATCGATTTCCGCCTGCGCACTCGCTATGTCGACGAGAAGGCGAAGACGCTCGACGAAGCGCTTGCCATGATCGACAAGTGGACGAAGGCCGGCGAAGCCAAGTCTGTCGGCCTGCTCGGCAATGCTGCCGAAATCTTCCCGGAACTGGTGAAGCGCATGAAGGCCGGCGGCCCGCGTCCGGATATCGTCACCGACCAGACCTCCGCCCACGATCCGCTGAACGGCTACCTGCCGATCGGCTGGACTGTGGCCGAAGCGAAGGCCAAACGCGAGAGCGATCCGAAGGCTGTGGAGGCCGCTGCTCGCGCCTCGATGAAGGTGCATGTCGAAGCCATGGTCGCCTTCTGGAATGCCGGCGTGCCGACGCTCGACTACGGCAACAACATCCGCCAGGTCGCCAAGGATGAGGGCTTCGAAAACGCCTTCGCCTTCCCGGGCTTCGTACCGGCCTATATCCGTCCACTCTTCTGCCGCGGTATCGGTCCCTTCCGTTGGGCCGCGCTCTCGGGCGATCCGGAGGATATCTACAAGACCGACGCCAAGGTGAAGGAATTGCTGCCGGACAACAAGCATCTGCACAACTGGCTGGACATGGCACGCGATCGCATCGCCTTCCAGGGCCTGCCGGCGCGCATCTGCTGGGTCGGCCTAGGCGATCGCCACCGTCTCGGCCTCGCCTTCAACGAGATGGTCAGGAATGGCGAGCTGAAGGCGCCCGTCGTCATCGGCCGCGACCATCTGGACTCCGGCTCGGTCGCCTCGCCGAACCGCGAGACGGAGGCGATGAAGGACGGCTCGGATGCCGTTTCCGATTGGCCGCTGCTCAACGCGCTGCTGAACACTGCATCCGGTGCTACCTGGGTGTCGCTGCATCATGGCGGCGGGGTCGGCATGGGCTTTTCCCAGCACTCCGGCATGGTCATCTGCGCCGACGGTACGGATGATGCGGCGCGGCGCCTGGAGCGCGTTCTCTGGAACGACCCGGCGACCGGCGTCATGCGCCACGCCGATGCCGGCTACGAGATCGCCATTGATTGCGCCAAGGAGCAGGGCCTGCGCCTGCCGGCAATCCTGGGGAACTGA
- a CDS encoding HutD/Ves family protein, producing MKLLRASDHKRMPWKNGGGETVEIAVSPEGAGLAEFDWRVSMATVATDGPFSVFPGIDRTLSILDGEGMTLFIEGHRPVRLVQESDPLSFPADAPTSATLIDGKITDLNVMTQRGRFTHSVQRVSVDGNSEVELKGGTSLVLCHRGDVEIDGAALAAGDCLLVSNEVATRRSISGKAQLFCIAVEAI from the coding sequence ATGAAGCTGCTGCGCGCCAGTGACCATAAGCGCATGCCCTGGAAAAACGGCGGCGGCGAAACGGTGGAGATCGCCGTTTCGCCCGAAGGCGCTGGGCTTGCCGAATTCGACTGGCGCGTCAGCATGGCGACCGTTGCCACGGACGGGCCGTTCTCGGTCTTTCCAGGCATAGATCGCACGCTATCCATTCTCGATGGCGAGGGGATGACCCTCTTCATCGAGGGGCACAGGCCCGTCCGGCTCGTGCAGGAGAGCGATCCACTATCTTTCCCCGCCGATGCGCCGACTTCGGCAACTTTGATCGACGGGAAGATCACGGATCTCAACGTGATGACGCAGCGGGGTCGCTTCACGCATTCGGTGCAGCGCGTTTCTGTTGATGGAAACAGCGAAGTCGAGTTGAAGGGCGGGACCAGCCTTGTCCTTTGCCATCGCGGAGATGTCGAGATCGATGGTGCGGCGCTTGCCGCGGGTGATTGCCTGCTTGTCTCGAACGAAGTCGCCACGCGGCGCTCGATCTCAGGCAAGGCGCAGCTATTTTGCATCGCTGTTGAGGCAATATAG